The genomic window GATTAGATAGATGCTTGGATGTCAGGTGGGATGTGTTGTTATCTTCTAAATATAGCATGGGATCTGTGTGATTTTGCTCAAAAGATTTGGATTTGCCACATGTCCTTGTTTAcgaacaaatcagcatcagtatAGGCGATATATATTGGGAGCCGCCTACTGCTGATGATGTTTGCTGCTATCTAGTTCGCCAGCACTTAGGAACTGCGTTTTCTGTGTCCATTGGCCATGTCTAGACCATCAGACAGAATGGCTTGCTTAGATAACTCACTAAGATACATAATTTGAGGGATAATTTCTCTTCCTCTCTTCCATGTTGCACGAGATGCGCTTTTtcatctactccctccatcctgaaaTACAGGGTATCCAAACATTCAAAATTTGTCCCAAACTATAACTTTTtcatctactccctccatcctgaaaTACAGGATATCCAAACATTCAAAATTTGTCCCAAACTATAAGAGATTCTTCTCGGTGAACTAACACGCCAACTAGGTAACATTCACATGCATACCTACCATTACTTTCTATTACGAACCCCAAATATGGTAAACATGAAGGGTTGCATATGTCATTTGGTTTACCACATAATCCTAGAATTTCTAGGATACCTTATATTCCAGGACAGAGGTAGTATTTAGACAATTATTGTTCTTAAAATCTAGCTTTACTTTAGCAGATGTCTGTTTCTATCATCATTTTTAGAGACAGATTATTTTACATGTCAATTTGTTGGACAATTAGCTTCAATCTGTATTTGCTTGGAACTGAACTTTCTATTCTACATGCAACTTTTCCTATCTGTTCTGGTGCCACTGTGCTCGGGGGCGGAGCTTGAAAGGAGGGTGCTTTGTAATGGAAAATTAGATGTAACCATAATTCTGGGCATGTTAATCATGGCTATACACTTTAATCAAGGTACTGTGCATATGGCTAAAAAGGGGCAACATGTGCAGTGGGTGGGCTGGATTGGGGGTGGGGGGTTTTGCAGCCCTGGCAGCACCTTCCCTGTATGCTGTCCCTTGTTGTGGTACTGACATTCACTGTTATGTTTGCATGCTTAATGATTTATTTTGTACCCTTTTTTTGTAAAACCTCGTATCTCTAAGATCTTTTCATAATTCTTTTGTTTAACTTTGTTACTTTCATTTCTTTGCCAACTGTTGGAAGAAAATGCCTTGTTCATTCGAAATAATTTTGGCTTTATATATTTTATTCAGGAACATTTTGGTAATTCTGCTTCTTTATCTGTTGGACCACCTGGTCTCCTACTTAATGGTACTGGAGACTTGGATGAACGGCAGTTTGGACCGAGCAGAGTTCATAGTGGTGGCGCTATGTCAAACTACTCTGCATTTGACATGGGTTCGCTTTGGACAGATATGGATCCTGACAATGCTGAATATCGCAGAAATGTCCAGAATCGCTTCATGTCAAACATAGAAAAGATGAATGCTTATGGCAATAGGGATCTTAATGCTTCCTACATGGCTGATTCTGATCTTTCAGATGCTTTATCTGGGTTGAGGCTGGCTAATAGTCCAGTAATGGACCAAAGGAATCATGGGGAAGAGCTACTAGATGACATACTCAAGCGTCAAAGAGATTTCTCTAAAATTGGTGATGAAAACCGATCACCTTTGGTTGGTAATGTTTTTCGCGCACCTAGGTCGGATGTGCATCCACCACCAATGTATAGTGATGGTATTTTACGGAGGCAGATCAGTGCATTAGATGGTTCCAATGTTTCACGGATCAGTCGTCATCACATAAAGGGTGTTGATCACTTATCTTTGGCTGAACAGCTAACTATAATGCAATCAGGCAGCTCTCCTAGAGGAACCAATCTTTCTCGCAATGCGGCTATGACTACTATGATCAACCCCATGAGCAATAGATACAACAGCAATACAGACTTTGATTTGGTTAGGAGTCGAAGGGCGTTCCTTGAGGATCTACTTGCACAACAGTATCTGCAGGAGGATAATCTGTCATATAATGATAGTAGGATCTATCATGATGAGCCTTGTTTTCCCTATTCAAGAATGCAAAGATCTGTATCTCATTTTTATCCAAACTCAAGGCACGTGGTATCACATGGTGATCGGCAATCACGGCTCTTCTCCCTCAATAGAAAGGCAATGGGTAGAAATACTGGATCACAGGTCTATCACGACAATACATTAGCAAACTACCAGGATGTGCCTTCTTTGGATAATGCAGATAGAAATGGACTTGATTCAGTGGAACTGATTGATGTAGTGGGCCGCGTTAAGGAAGTTAGGCAAGTCTTTCTTTCATTCTACATTTCTATTTTTTCAACGGAAAACTTCATCTCATTCATTTCTCTTCCAATGCAGTATGGATCAATATGGAAGCCGGTTTATTCAACAAAAACTCGAAATTGCATCACCGAATGTCCGGGAAAAAATATTTCCAGAGATATTATCCAATGCCATTGCTCTAACAACTGATGTTTTCGGCAATTATGTTATCCAGAAGGTATATCTGCCTATCCTAGTTGGATTATTTATATTTCTTGTGTAATCCTGACACTTGTATTGTGATGTTCTCAGTTTTTCGAGTTCGCTACAGAAAGTCAGTTAATACAATTGGCAGATCAACTCAAAGGTCACATTTTGGAACTCAGCCTCCAGATGTATGGTTGCAGGGTGGTTCAGAAGGTCTGTTCTATGTTTAGTATTGTGTATATATATTATGCCATCAAAGCTTTGAACAAAATATGTGCTCCATCTATACTTTGTACCTTTTGTGTATGGACATGCAATGTTTTGTGCAATTGTTTACAAggtctcttttccaaatataagATCTGAATTTAAATTCTTAATTTTTCTGTTGTTTAAAACCAAAAAAGTTATATGATTTTTTTCGTCTCTTAGTTCACATTAACCTGGTTAATGCTGTTTTTCATATAAATGGATTTAGTCTTCAGCTTACTTAGTACACATGAAAATTCTGCAAGAAAGTAGCCATAGAAGAAATAGATTTGCTTGTATAAAGGGGTAGGGGTCTATTGGCTGGGCATATGCTGCATAAAATGGTGGTGCTGGGCAGTCCCTGATGAGATTCAATTTAACCACAGAAACTTATACCAAATTTATTTTTCCCTATTAATGTAGTAATTTCGGGCTAGATTGATGTCACATTACTTTTAATAATTGGCGAATTTTGGAATTGCTTGCTTTTTCTTTCCATCAAGTATTGATGCTTTATTCAGGGGCTTGCAATTAGTTTGTGTAAAACATTAATAATATAATATGATTTTAGTATGATGATTGCATTTATTCTGTTGTATAAATGCTGCCAGTTACCTTAATGATTTACTCCCTCTGTTCAAGAATACAAGGCATATTTTATTTTGTCAGGTCGTTGAAGTTACCTTTCACCATTGTTTTCTCATAAAATATTGTTCCTGCAAAACCAGTATTGTATGAAAGCATTTGAAGTTTGTGTCTAATTGTATAAATTTTTGTACACCAAAACACTTGTATTTTGGCTAATGGTTGTAATACATGAAGTTtgactttttttcaaaaaaaaaagtgctCCTCCTGCACCAAGTCAGTATGTTTGTCTCGAGTCTCTACTATAGGCCAATATGTTTTACGATGTCTAGATAGATTCAAATTTCTATGATCGGTTTGAGTTGGAATGACATGTATTTTATTTTAGTTTTAACATGCTGGATATTTAGATGAGGAATACAAAACAGTTTTTTTTTACTGTTATGTCATGATTTCTGACTACCCAACTTTACCACTCTGTTGTGCACTGttactatgttgttgttgttgtaattaaTCTGTAACCCTAGTTGCAAGTCCTTTGGTGGTTGTGTGCCTTTTAAATTAGTCTCAAACAGCCTCTTCATTTCACATGTGGCATTGTTATGGTTTGCTTTATCTGATTTATGTCCTAAATTGCTGAACTTTCACTGGAAAACTCAAGGGTCTAGCCGACTGTTAGATGGTTTTTGCTTTGAGGATTGGCTTCACTATAGGATTTCCTAGTCATCATGTGGCAATCAAATGATTATTTTGGTCGTTGTAACCTCATTCGTTGGCTTGTGGGAACAACAGTTAAATTCACTCTTGGAAATCTCTGCTTACAGCTGCATTCCCAGCTCAATTTATATTTACTCTGGCCTTAACGGACGTCATCTTGTGGGCTGCCCACGTTTGCTTGAATCTCCTTAGTCCTGTTATTACTATCTATGGCAAATTATCCACTGTAAATTGTTGTGATCCTTTTGAAATCCAATGGTATTAGAAGCAGATGCATTAtgattttttaatttctttttgtTGATCTCCTGCACCATGTCCGATGAAGTTTAATCTGTCCCTGTGGTGCTTTATGAGATAATTTCTGTTGTCCATTATTAACAGGTTTTGGAGGTAGTTGATATGGATCGAAAGATCGACATTGTTCATGAGCTCAAGAATTATGTTCTGAAATGTATTGGTGATCAAAATGGTAACCATGTGATCCAGAAATGCATTGAGTGTGTTCCTGAAGACCGCATTCCGTTTGTTATTGATCCTATACTTTCACAAATTCTTGTTCTATGTACCCATCAATATGGCTGCAGAGTCATTCAGGTACATAACACATCATTGCCTTTTTTTAAGATGAGTCTTGTTCCATGTACTAACTAATTTCATTGTTATAGAGAGTTCTGGAGCATTGCCATGATCCTGTGACTCAAAGTGCTATCATGAATGAAATTGTGCAGCAGACCTTCCATTTGACGGATGATAAATTTGGGAACTATGTTGTTCAAGTATGTGAATTGTTTCTATTCCTATATGTGTTTATTTGAATATCTAACTTTTGATTTCCATGGTACACTGGAATATTCACTTCGATGAACTCAGGAACTATGTTAATGATATTTGAGCAAAATCAAGCTAATTTCTCTGCTGTGCTTTTATAATCTGTTGCATTTGCCTCTGCTGTActaactcttttttttttgtgaaatctGTTTCGAACATTCTATAGCATGTGTTGGAACACGGGAAACCAGAAGAGCGTTCATCCATCATTCAAAAGCTCTCAGGGCAAGTGGTCATCTTGAGCAAGCAAAAGTTTGCTTCTAATGTCATTGAGAAATGTTTGGCTTTTGGAACTCCTGAAGAACGTGATAGCCTTATTGGGGAAATCATTTCATCTGGACAAACATTTCAGGTTTGTCCTATTTTATATTGTTATAAGCCGGTACATTTAGCATTCCATAGACAAACCATTCTGATTTTATGCTTGATTCAGTGTTTCAAGACATTAAGATTACATCTGCATAATTTTGCCTAATTCATGTCATGGCTGTATTTTTTCATGACAATAATTGATGGCACATGGTGCTTTGGCTTTACtctgtttgagcatacatgctgtgtTGCACGATGGTTATTGTTTTTTCTTGTGTAGCTAGAATTATTTTCACATCTGTTGCTAATTTCATAAGAGCCTTGTGGAATATTATGTATTCTGGGCACTAGCTGCTAGATTTCAATTGGCACAGGTAGTATGTATATGTTGTACATACACATGGTGCTTTGGCTTTACTCTGTTTGAGCATGCATGCCGTGTACATACACATGTTGGAGTCTAAAAAGTTTGATGGCGCTCTTAATTTTTTGGAGTTTATAGCTAATGCAATTTTTCATTCATGACTCGTGACTATATTCATCTGTTTTGCAGGAATtgatgaaggatcagtttggtaACTATGTTGTACAGCGAGTCCTTCAGACATGTGATGATAAATACCTAGAGATGATCCTCTCAAGCATCAAACTACACTTGAATGAACTGAAGAATTACACGTATGGGAAGCACATTGTGGCACGTGTCGAGAAGCTAATCGTTACAGGAGGTAAGCAGACAGCAAATAGTCTGCATTGCGATGCAAAAAGAAAGAATTCAATGTACTCTTATACTGATGAACCAAACACTTTCTGGTTTCTGATTTCAGAGAAGCGAGCAAGGATGGCGTCCCTGAGTGGCCAACATCAGCAGCCACCGAACTGTACAGCTGTAGACGCACACTAATCCCTTTTTGTGCATGCATTGGCGTCAAATGCGACTACACACTAATCCCCTTTCATGCATTGGCGTCAAATATGGCGAGCAGGTGGCACAAGTGACGTGGAGAGTTTGGTTTTACTACATGGTTTAAATAGGGTACTTGCAGATAAATCAAGGATTTATGTTGCCTGTATATAACCAGGTGTGGTGTTTTCGGGAACCCAGTAGTTAGATGAGAGCTAGGTTTTCGGCACTGTAAATCCTTTTGGCCATGTACAAGTTTATTACATACAGTGGATAATAGATGTACATTGTGCTGGAGTGTTAGCTTTTGGTAGTAGGTGAAAGCGGTGCTGTGTAATATATCTGGTGCTGCTGGTCTTCTGATGAAGTCGGTAGAGCTCCAGTGCTGTTGGTTCACCGTACGACGTACAGTTGCTCTTTTGTAGCACTGATCCTTAAAATCTATGCtcgtttttctttctttctttctttctttctttcttttcttgatgGCTATGTATGCTTGTTTCATCTGTTAAATTTTTAGCGAGGCTCTGGGATCTTTTCCGATaatatttctttcttttctaCGTACTGAGGTGTGACACGGAAGCAGGAGGGGACGGGGTTGCATATTATGGGCCACTTTGGTAGAGCTCTTATTCTTGATTCTTGAGTTTCACCTTTTGATTCTTAGAAAGAGTGATTTTGGTGGGGAGCAGGTGAGAATCAATCCTGAAGTGATTCATGTGATAAATGAATGAGGAGCAGTGGAAAACAGTGGAGAGTAGATTATTTTTTGAGCTCCTAGCTTGTGGTGTAAATGGAAAAGTGGTTCTTCTTAGCTTCTCATTAGAATTCAGCTGTATTTTAAGTGCCAGAATCTAGTTGTATTTTAAGTGTTTGGCAGGGTTCTGAAAGCTGTGTGAAGTTAGGACCAGGACTTATGCCAAAGGTGCCCTATGGTACCCCCTTTGGACAGCCTTGTCCACTtttatttgttatatatattAATATCGTAATAAGGTGCTGGTACATACATATGGGGATAGCAAGGAACAGGATACTTGCATGGCTAGCGGGATTAAGGGTCCTCATGCTCCCCCTTTGGTAGCGTTGTCCTCATGGCCTCCATGTCCATAgtcatgcatattattattacCGATTTTCTTGAATGTTGCAGCATATGCCTTTGCTCGTCCTGCAACCTCATCACGGCTGCTCTTTTCTGCAGCCATTATAGGGGGCATCTCCGCAGTGCAACTGCTGATGAGGACCAGCATGAGAACAGCACACACAAGAATCTTCATTGCTCTTGGTGAACCTGATCGATTAACCTGAGGGCATACAAGTCATAAGTATTAATGAGATGGTAATCTATCTCTGTATATACACTTCGTTCTATAGATTCTTTTTCTTGCCAGAGACTCTATCTGAAAGATAAATCTTGACTTACAGATCATCAGAAGTAGTCAAGTTTTGTACTATATAAGCTCATGCAACAGTAGGAACATACATAAATATGCACATATTACTAAGAGAAAAATATTCTTTGTACATGACTTTTGCTGTATACCAAGATATATGTCATGTCAtgtctatatgtatatatagtaaaaacaataATTTGAAACTAAGTAAAAACTATAACTCGAAAGAAATTATATGAAGTGAGCTACAAAAGAACTGTTGTGTTATTTTGGGCGTACCAGCTATAAGGAGCTCCTTGCAAGCAATGATCTTTGATTTGTTCGATATGTACTTTCGTGGTGGTACCCAATTTATAGAAGGTGTAAAGACTGTTTGAGCCAAGTACCTTTTGATGTATGCCATGTTGCTAGTCCTGTAAATTTGCACGATAGGCAATATATGGTGGGCTGCAACGTTATCTCATGAATTTGAAATGACTGGTTGCGATCAGTTCTTGTCTACCATCAAACTAGTGGTGTCATGGTGCCTGAGTCAGTTTACTGTGAATTTGGAAGGTGATGCAATTAAAGGAGCAATATTTTGGCTACCGAATGATGACATTGTAGTTTCAGAAAATTCATGTGTGCATAACTATTGACTAGTGTAGATTTTCTGCTAGTAGAATATCTCAAATGACAGGAATTGGAAAGTAATTTAATAATGAAATGGAAAACACTTTCTAGATATTGGTTTCAATTTATGGGATCCAAAGGCTCTAAAAGGAATATCTTTACGGTACTGCTAGCGTCCGGAGGTCCGGACGGACGCTTGCGGTTGCTGGCCGGCTGCGCTGCTcgcccgcccgctcgctcgccTGCTTGCCCACATGCTCGCCCGCGCCGCTCCGTGGGGACTGCCCTTGCCCGCCTTGCTTCCCGCATGCATGTGGGACCGCCTCCTCCTATGCCTGCTTCCCGTGTctgcttgcaacatgtgcaacatcctgatctactttttgcaacatccagattaaacatatgcaacatacgtcagaaacagttgaaacacttacaacatacgtctaaaatacttgcaaaaaaaactaaaaaaacacttaaaaaccattgcaaacatacgcaacatccagataaaatacttgcaacatatgtgtgaaacatatgcaatatccagataaacacacttgcaacatacgtctggaaaaaacagatgaaacactggGGACAAACGCTTGTATCATACACGTGCAACCACTGCTACATATGCGACATCCTGATCATTTGcatcatccatatgaaacacttgaaacatacatctgaaaacaactgaaacacttgaaatataggcttgcaacatgtctaaaaatgcctgaaacatttgaaaacaCAGCGTCGCTACCGGGCATGGCCTACTTGGTGGGAACTATGGTGGCGCAGGCCTCCCCTTCCTACCAACGGTGTGAGGTAGATGGGGGCGCATGCCTCCCCTGCCTCCCTTTCCGTGACGGGTGAGGTGGATGAGGCGTGGCGCTGGATGGTGGTGTGGCGTGAGCGCGTGGAGCAGCACAAGAAGGCCCATGTGCCTCGTGGGAAAGGAGCAGCGTCAGATGGGTTGGTGGGGAACTATGGTGGTGCAGGCCTCCCCTTCCTATCGATGGTGTGAGGTGGATGGGGGTGCAGGCCTCCCCTGCCTCCCCTTTCGCGATAGGCGAGGTGGATGGGGCGTGGCGCTGGGTGGTGGTACGGCGCGGGCGCGTGGAGCAGCACGAGAAGGGGCCATGCCTCATGGCAAGGAGCAGTGCGGGAAGGGGGCGACCACAGGGGAGAGACGCCGGAGCAGGCACTTCATGCTGGGAGGGAGCGGGGAAGAGAGAGCATCCTGCTACGCAGTGGTAGGGGCGTTTGGAGGTGCGGCGCGGGGAGGGGCGGTGCCTGGAGCAGGAACGAgtggacgaggggatttttttagaAACTCCTGAGCAGTTGAGAGGGGATAATTGGTTTGGTGTCGCGGCCCACGAAGAAGCGTCCGGATGGACGAACGCTCGCACCGCAACATTACTGATATCTTTATTTTCACAAGGAATGTCTAATAATTTCTCTTGAAGTGAATCCTCATGCTACCAACTTTTCCtcggctcccccccccccccccacaaaaAAACCCTTATATAAAACCATGAATTTTGTACAAACTAGATTAACACCCAACATATTTTGTAATTTAGCAACAAGTTTACAACCAGGAAACAATTCcttaaattttaattttttttatgtaACTGGAACAAGACAAGAAGTTAGttattaatactccatgcatcCATAAAAGAATTCAATTCTAGTATAGTACCAAGTTAAAGTATCTTGAGTTTGACTAactataaataaaaatatcaatatttataatatcaagtaagtattattagatttgcTATGAGATATGTTTTCATACTATATTCATTTGGTGTCATAAGgattaatatttttatctatatatttggtcaaactttaaacACAATTAATCGAGAATGCACCTAGAATTGCTTTCTTTTATGGACGGCGATAGTACTATGGGCCATACACTTAAAAAAAATTAGGAGACATTATATGGATTTACTCACAGTGGATCCACAAGTCTTGAAATGAAATATATCTAGAATTACTGTTTAAGTCAAGTACTTTTGGACGCATGTATTCCTTGTTAGCCTTGTAAATTGACACTATATGCAATCGTGTAGGTAACTTTCGAGCGCGCACGATCTGGTGGAGCCATGATGCTTGAGTCAGTTCACtgtgaatttgcaagatgatgcAAAGAAGCAATTAATATTCGGGAATGCTAATTTTCGAGCACGCACGATCTGGTGGTGTGGCATGCACACCGTCGCGGCCCGTCCGATTCGTGGGTGGAAACCGCCCAGCTGTTCGATtcgcgcccccccccccctctcgggTGCTGCGTAGATGCTCCTCGGCGGCCATGGTAGCCTCCTCGACAGCCGCTCGTGCTCTCCCCAGCGACCACGCACTCTCTCCCCAGCGGCCACGTGACCCATCTCCGATGGTCGTGCAAGCCTCCCCACCTCCCGGCTCAACCCTGGGCTTAGAAGGGCTCGGGGGAGGCAAACCGTCCAGGCGGTGGGGATGGCAGGAGGGCGACATTAGGGTTCCGGTGGCATAGGAGATGGTCGGACCAGGTCGGGGCGGGACGCctatggccatggcggcgatgaATGGGGGAgggaaggaggaggtcgccgtGGGCGGTGGGCATCGGCGggggcgaggacgaggaggagggcaaGGTCGAGGGGCGGGGCTAGGAAGTGGGCGGCGCTGAAAGCATCTAgactcctagttgggtttcggtgattaatgacaataca from Miscanthus floridulus cultivar M001 chromosome 11, ASM1932011v1, whole genome shotgun sequence includes these protein-coding regions:
- the LOC136493469 gene encoding pumilio homolog 3-like isoform X1 — translated: MAPFGDGGGGAGDGGDELRGWDPLRSGSAPPTMEGAAVAAVAAERVFGGGGASFFSGIDGLGFGARMDEVSRRRGAAGAQEHFGNSASLSVGPPGLLLNGTGDLDERQFGPSRVHSGGAMSNYSAFDMGSLWTDMDPDNAEYRRNVQNRFMSNIEKMNAYGNRDLNASYMADSDLSDALSGLRLANSPVMDQRNHGEELLDDILKRQRDFSKIGDENRSPLVGNVFRAPRSDVHPPPMYSDGILRRQISALDGSNVSRISRHHIKGVDHLSLAEQLTIMQSGSSPRGTNLSRNAAMTTMINPMSNRYNSNTDFDLVRSRRAFLEDLLAQQYLQEDNLSYNDSRIYHDEPCFPYSRMQRSVSHFYPNSRHVVSHGDRQSRLFSLNRKAMGRNTGSQVYHDNTLANYQDVPSLDNADRNGLDSVELIDVVGRVKEVSMDQYGSRFIQQKLEIASPNVREKIFPEILSNAIALTTDVFGNYVIQKFFEFATESQLIQLADQLKGHILELSLQMYGCRVVQKVLEVVDMDRKIDIVHELKNYVLKCIGDQNGNHVIQKCIECVPEDRIPFVIDPILSQILVLCTHQYGCRVIQRVLEHCHDPVTQSAIMNEIVQQTFHLTDDKFGNYVVQHVLEHGKPEERSSIIQKLSGQVVILSKQKFASNVIEKCLAFGTPEERDSLIGEIISSGQTFQELMKDQFGNYVVQRVLQTCDDKYLEMILSSIKLHLNELKNYTYGKHIVARVEKLIVTGGKQTANSLHCDAKRKNSMYSYTDEPNTFWFLISEKRARMASLSGQHQQPPNCTAVDAH
- the LOC136493469 gene encoding pumilio homolog 3-like isoform X2; the encoded protein is MAPFGDGGGGAGDGGDELRGWDPLRSGSAPPTMEGAAVAAVAAERVFGGGGASFFSGIDGLGFGARMDEVSRRRGAAGAQEHFGNSASLSVGPPGLLLNGTGDLDERQFGPSRVHSGGAMSNYSAFDMGSLWTDMDPDNAEYRRNVQNRFMSNIEKMNAYGNRDLNASYMADSDLSDALSGLRLANSPVMDQRNHGEELLDDILKRQRDFSKIGDENRSPLVGNVFRAPRSDVHPPPMYSDGILRRQISALDGSNVSRISRHHIKGVDHLSLAEQLTIMQSGSSPRGTNLSRNAAMTTMINPMSNRYNSNTDFDLVRSRRAFLEDLLAQQYLQEDNLSYNDSRIYHDEPCFPYSRMQRSVSHFYPNSRHVVSHGDRQSRLFSLNRKAMGRNTGSQVYHDNTLANYQDVPSLDNADRNGLDSVELIDVVGRVKEVSMDQYGSRFIQQKLEIASPNVREKIFPEILSNAIALTTDVFGNYVIQKFFEFATESQLIQLADQLKGHILELSLQMYGCRVVQKVLEVVDMDRKIDIVHELKNYVLKCIGDQNGNHVIQKCIECVPEDRIPFVIDPILSQILVLCTHQYGCRVIQRVLEHCHDPVTQSAIMNEIVQQTFHLTDDKFGNYVVQHVLEHGKPEERSSIIQKLSGQVVILSKQKFASNVIEKCLAFGTPEERDSLIGEIISSGQTFQELMKDQFGNYVVQRVLQTCDDKYLEMILSSIKLHLNELKNYTYGKHIVARVEKLIVTGEKRARMASLSGQHQQPPNCTAVDAH